In Coccidioides posadasii str. Silveira chromosome 4, complete sequence, one genomic interval encodes:
- a CDS encoding uncharacterized protein (EggNog:ENOG410PIFR~COG:U~BUSCO:8575at33183) has protein sequence MSDLLNFILSNEAFKRRLGSLYSDFPLQQDPDGYAINIAAWQKALADATLAGLIPTPVKGGKLNVTGGAKSHQSNSLVLSTSNTLSAALETREWGRPLALQAVIDESLRTGKMIALPEFLNSPTSPFKKSWIRLPAAPSISQILGWGVKQARGLIVGTDYDHVESSKNLQEQDLVLVDNLKEAEKRITKEASAHHQSGIDRIYSKELFRARFSYLIGANAELSPTDLEVLLIFLSRDRGSILYDGETNDKTLHITHEDKTVASLKMLISNITVQIASLDAKIRELTLAAQNALKNKNRILALSALRSKKLAERNLQQRSDTLYQLEEVYTKIEQAVGQVDIIRVMEASTGVLRGLNEQVGGVEKVEDVVEELRKEMANVDEVGNIMNEAAPVIDEGELDDELEAMEAQEEEARQEKEAKATREKLAELDKLKLLGPEERAKVPSTAISNAELEESINKLSQMSINDSGLKSSEETRVHAD, from the exons ATGAGTGATCTGCTCAACTTCATATTATCGAATGAAGCCTTCAAGAG GCGCCTGGGTTCCCTCTACTCCGATTTTCCTCTCCAGCAAGACCCGGACGGATATGCCATCAACATAGCAGCATGGCAAAAGGCTCTAGCCGATGCCACTCTGGCAGGGCTCATTCCAACACCCGTCAAAGGAGGGAAGCTAAATGTCACCGGTGGTGCGAAATCTCACCAGAGCAACTCCCTTGTGCTGAGCACAAGTAACACTCTAAGTGCGGCGTTGGAGACACGAGAATGGGGACGACCACTAGCTTTGCAAGCTGTGATT GATGAGTCCCTCCGAACAGGTAAAATGATTGCACTCCCAGAGTTTTTGAATAGTCCCACCAGTCCGTTCAAAAAAAGTTGGATTCGGTTACCGGCCGCGCCGTCTATATCCCAGATATTAGGATGGGGTGTGAAACAGGCTCGTGGCCTGATTGTTGGCACCGACTACGACCACGTTGAGAGCTCGAAGAATTTACAGGAACAAGATTTGGTATTAGTTGACAATCTCAAG GAAGCTGAGAAACGAATTACGAAAGAGGCGTCCGCTCACCATCAATCGGGAATAGACAGAATTTATTCCAAAGAACTGTTTCGAGCCCGGTTCTCTTATCTCATAGGTGCAAATGCCGAGTTGTCCCCAACAGATCTTGAAGTGCTCCTGATCTTCCTATCGCGAGATCGAGGATCTATCCTATATGATGGAGAG ACGAACGATAAAACCTTGCACATAACACACGAGGACAAGACCGTAGCATCGCTCAAGATGTTAATTTCTAATATAACAGTCCAAATAGCGAGTCTAGATGCAAAAATTCGAGAACTCACGCTTGCCGCTCAGAACGCtctcaaaaacaaaaatcGAATTTTAGCTCTATCTGCTCTCCGTTCTAAAAAATTAGCGGAGCGGAACCTGCAGCAGAGATCGGACACATTGTACCAGTTAGAAGAAGTTTATACAAAAATCGAGCAAGCTGTGGGCCAAGTGGATATCATAAGAGTTATGGAAGCCAGCACAGGTGTCCTCCGAGGACTGAATGAGCAGGTTGGAGGTgttgagaaggttgaagatgTGGTCGAAGAGCTACGGAAGGAGATGGCGAATGTTGACGAGGTTGGCAACATAATGAACGAGGCCGCTCCAGTGATCGATGAGGGTGAACTCGATGATGAGCTGGAAGCAATGGAGGCACAAGAGGAAGAGGCCCGTCAAGAGAAGGAAGCGAAAGCCACCAGAGAGAAACTGGCGGAGTTGGACAAGTTAAAACTCCTTGGACCCGAAGAAAGGGCAAAGGTACCATCTACTGCCATATCGAACGCGGAACTGGAGGAGAGCATTAACAAGCTTTCCCAGATGTCGATTAACGACAGTGGTTTGAAAAGCAGTGAAGAAACAAGGGTGCATGCCGACTGA
- a CDS encoding uncharacterized protein (SECRETED:SignalP(1-24)~EggNog:ENOG410PT6R~COG:S~TransMembrane:7 (n10-20c24/25o34-52i59-78o111-132i139-159o179-197i209-227o239-261i)~BUSCO:13966at33183), whose amino-acid sequence MAVSLPPAPAIHLLLVSLPLLVISETNSFLTGHALFKMLSSAAFVGAPLLHLSAESSPYNTFVTYGLLFSVLGDFLLIPSQNEYYSLSPAPAAKKNNGSSPTEPEEPKISISFQLGVVAFAAAHIAYILAFLQNSPEDISWPSFAITFVTTMMIARWLGVIYPSPASSNALNLVIPKDMLFLVLIYAAIISSMLAVAVSTVPSLQHQRVLGAAMFVVSDIFVAKDAFGKRSRPKNERNWWLQSATGWGLYFWGQMVLAGTVEGI is encoded by the coding sequence ATGGCTGTCAGTCTCCCACCAGCTCCCGCAATCCATCTGCTCTTGGTCTCCCTGCCTTTGCTGGTTATTTCGGAGACCAATTCTTTCCTCACGGGCCATGCGCTGTTTAAAATGCTCTCCTCGGCCGCCTTCGTCGGCGCGCCGCTCCTCCACCTCTCAGCCGAATCATCGCCGTACAACACTTTCGTCACCTACGGCCTCCTCTTCTCCGTCCTCGGTGACTTCCTCCTAATACCTTCACAAAATGAGTACTACAGCCTAAGCCCCGCTCCAGCCGCGAAAAAGAACAACGGGAGCAGTCCCACTGAACCGGAAGAACCAAAAATTTCAATATCCTTTCAACTCGGCGTCGTCGCTTTTGCAGCAGCGCATATAGCCTACATCCTGGCCTTCCTCCAGAACTCACCGGAAGATATATCATGGCCATCGTTTGCCATCACGTTCGTCACCACGATGATGATCGCAAGATGGCTTGGTGTCATATACCCATCGCCGGCGAGCAGCAATGCGCTCAACCTCGTTATCCCTAAGGACATGCTGTTCCTGGTCCTGATATACGCGGCCATCATCAGCTCAATGCTGGCGGTTGCGGTCTCCACGGTCCCTTCACTGCAACACCAGCGGGTGCTGGGAGCGGCGATGTTTGTTGTCAGTGATATTTTCGTGGCGAAGGATGCGTTTGGCAAAAGGTCACGGCccaagaatgagagaaaTTGGTGGCTACAGTCTGCTACGGGGTGGGGTCTCTACTTCTGGGGTCAGATGGTTTTGGCTGGGACAGTGGAAGGGATTTGA
- the CCA1 gene encoding CCA tRNA nucleotidyltransferase, mitochondrial (EggNog:ENOG410PHA4~COG:J), whose protein sequence is MPVRLPLPVLIPSRFQIASIQRSRNNFASFLATPCIRRDRLSIRQYFTFHSMPTNAHRAQSCERPAKRRRTSYSSATTPMAIGPDVMAPVLPIIELTQIEKTLRHLLLDVVEYIKQKGAKNGDKSIPQDVVLRFTGGWVRDKLLGVDSNDIDVGISTMTGYKFGVELKEYLDNPEHLEKYKSFHSDDALKSVIGGLHKIEANPEKSKHLETVATKIFGLEVDLVNLRKETYSDHSRHPEMEFGTAEEDALRRDATVNALFYNLHTSSVEDFTGRGIADLRAHLIRTPLEPYQTFKDDPLRVLRLIRFSSRLGYKIDPNTEESMQHDDIKDALKLKISQERIGAEVEKMLKGPDPLMALHIIERLGLYDTIFANHQDDVVVDVSSWSRAYESLMAILDDNYNEVTISQESRATLRSILIRHREDTYHSWMLAALSPWAVVPQKEPPPNKKELPPRPSMVARDSLRADNKTVDILKSGAKHYGMVSDLKSAFLNRELGKILPDIRWRIGRSIRIMGAEWRLCFIQAVLLEIMQGEEAGKVFSEYVEFLLYIKEQNMLDVDALRPLANGHQLASALGAMPGPWMSKALEMVIEWQLRNPERDDGDGAIAEVKRRADELDLSPPVKKKK, encoded by the exons ATGCCTGTCCGTCTACCCCTCCCCGTCCTCATCCCGTCCCGCTTCCAAATCGCATCGATTCAGCGCAGCCGCAACAACTTTGCCTCTTTTCTAGCTACTCCCTGTATCCGCCGCGATCGCCTGAGTATACGACAATATTTCACCTTTCATTCTATGCCCACAAATGCACATAGAGCTCAATCTTGTGAACGACCAGCCAAACGGAGACGAACGTCCTACAGCTCTGCTACCACCCCTATGGCAATAGGACCCGACGTCATGGCCCCCGTTCTGCCGATAATTGAGCTTACTCAAATCGAGAAGACTCTGAGACATCTTCTACTCGACGTTGTCGAGTATATCAAGCAGAAAGGTGCCAAGAATGGCGACAAATCCATTCCCCAGGACGTGGTCCTCAGATTTACGGGTGGATGGGTTAGGGATAAACTGCTGGGAGTGGATAGTAACGATATTGATGTTGGCATTAGCACGATGACAGGCTACAAGTTTGGAGTGGAACTAAAAGAGTACCTCGATAATCCCGAGCACCTGGAGAAGTATAAGAGCTTCCACTCGGATGATGCGCTCAAGAGCGTCATAGGCGGTCTTCACAAGATTGAAGCAAACCCGGAAAAATCAAAACATTTGGAAACTGTGGCTACCAAAATATTTGGGCTGGAAGTTGACCTGGTGAATTTGCGTAAAGAAACCTATTCGGATCACAGCCGGCACCCGGAAATGGAATTTGGGACTGCAGAAGAAGACGCTCTTCGCCGCGACGCTACAGTGAATGCTTTATTTTATAATCTTCATACATCGTCGGTTGAAGATTTCACCGGCAGAGGTATAGCGGATTTAAGGGCGCATCTGATCCGTACACCTCTTGAGCCATATCAGACGTTTAAAGATGATCCACTGCGTGTGCTACGATTAATCCGCTTTTCCAGTAGGCTCGGATATAAAATCGACCCGAACACAGAGGAATCCATGCAACACGATGATATCAAAGATGCTCTTAAGTTAAAAATTAGTCAGGAAAGAATTGGCGCTGAAGTTGAAAAGATGCTCAAAG GACCTGATCCCCTCATGGCATTGCATATTATAGAGCGACTTGGACTATATGACACCATATTTGCAAATCATCAAGATGATGTTGTTGTGGACGTGTCGTCTTGGAGCCGAGCATACGAGTCGCTCATGGCTATCCTAGATGATAATTATAATGAAGTTACCATTTCACAAGAAAGTCGAGCTACTTTACGCAGCATTCTTATCCGGCATAGGGAGGATACATATCATTCCTGGATGCTGGCAGCATTATCCCCTTGGGCAGTAGTTCCTCAGAAAGAACCTCCACCTAACAAAAAGGAGCTGCCACCGAGACCGTCAATGGTGGCTCGAGACAGCCTTAGGGCTGACAATAAAACGGTTGATATATTAAAGTCTGGCGCCAAACATTACGGCATGGTTTCCGATCTTAAATCAGCGTTTTTAAATCGAGAACTTGGCAAGATCTTGCCTGATATACGCTGGAGAATAGGGAGATCAATTCGAATAATGGGTGCGGAGTGGCGGCTATGTTTCATCCAAGCTGTCCTACTAGAAATCATGCAAGGAGAAGAAGCCGGAAAAG TGTTCTCTGAGTATGTCGAATTCCTCTTATATATTAAGGAGCAAAATATGCTTGATGTGGATGCTCTTCGCCCACTTGCCAATGGCCACCAACTTGCATCTGCCCTTGGTGCGATGCCCGGTCCGTGGATGTCTAAAGCACTAGAAATGGTGATTGAATGGCAGCTCCGAAATCCAGAAAGAGATGATGGAGACGGTGCGATAGCTGAGGTGAAGCGACGGGCTGATGAGTTGGATTTGAGCCCACCAGttaagaaaaagaagtaa
- the RAD18_1 gene encoding E3 ubiquitin-protein ligase rad18 (EggNog:ENOG410PJ1F~COG:L) — protein sequence MEPVFDIPDSTDWLSTPLSGLSRVESALRCQVCKDLFKNPVTTSCCHTFCSICIRRCLSADGKCPTCRADDQAVKLRQNWAVDEVVDSFRQVRGDLLGFARNLSAGPNSDSREARIPKKRRIEEMQDATSQENGRSPPKTRSQSAWRNNGALSTSSTPMVIDNSEDDDYQPDDGLVACPICNRRMKEEAVFPHLNRCPGPSSQKEPQPNRYEPIPHHYFTPG from the exons ATGGAGCCGGTTTTCGATATCCCCGACTCAACAGATTGGCTCAGCACTCCTCTTTCCGGCCTCTCTCGCGTCGAATCCGCCCTCCGCTGCCAGGTCTGCAAAGACCTCTTCAAGAACCCCGTGACAACATCGTGCTGCCACACGTTCTGCTCAATATGCATACGACGATGTCTATCCGCTGACGGGAAGTGTCCCACTTGCAGAGCAGATGACCAGGCTGTGAAGCTGCGACAAAATTGGGCGGTGGACGAAGTGGTTGATTCGTTCAGACAAGTGCGAGGAGATCTTCTAGGATTTGCAAGGAATCTTTCGGCGGGACCCAACAGCGATAGTAGAGAGGCTAGGATCCCGAAAAAACGGAGAATAGAGGAGATGCAAGATGCGACTTCACAAGAGAACGGGAGGAGCCCTCCGAAAACTCGATCGCAAAGCGCGTGGCGAAATAATGGGGCATTATCTACATCTAGCACTCCAATGGTCATTGATAATAGCGAGGATGATGATTATCAGCCTG ATGATGGCCTCGTTGCATGCCCAATCTGCAACCGAAGAatgaaagaagaagcagtaTTCCCACATCTTAACAGATGCCCTGGCCCTTCGTCACAAAAGGAGCCACAGCCCAATCGGTATGAACCGATTCCACACCATTATTTCACTCCTGGTTAA
- a CDS encoding uncharacterized protein (EggNog:ENOG410PIFR~COG:U), whose translation MTWRVLAVKFVACCAKHTKQSKLLDTWSTCKSNKHASREGSIADDLAPLSERAACRSTVDPDRLLVDGWDSLPRRRRPPSLRPLRMRCQLNLSLKQDV comes from the exons ATGACCTGGAGGGTGTTGGCCGTAAAGTTCGTCGCCTGCTGT GCCAAACACACCAAACAGAGCAAACTGCTGGACACCTGGTCAACGTGCAAAAGCAACAAACATGCATCGCGCGAGGGAAGCATCGCCGATGACCTGGCACCGCTGAGCGAGAGAGCTGCCTGCCGTTCAACTGTCGATCCGGATCGCTTATTGGTTGACGGGTGGGATTCCTTGCCTCGTCGCCGACGGCCTCCTTCTCTCCGACCGCTGAGAATGCGTTGCCAGCTGAATCTTTCACTTAAACAGGACGTCTGA
- the RAD18_2 gene encoding E3 ubiquitin-protein ligase rad18 (EggNog:ENOG410PJ1F~COG:L), translating to MKDTDMRRKLRELGIPEFGPRLLLQKRHTEWLNLWNANCDSKSPRSKQELLRELDIWEQTQGIRSRDQTNSIMKKDFDGAAWSAAHGDDFRKLIESAQKKRESRVAPASESLPASKQLSTETADPQDPQIGDSNAPGNESPDKIDHHTPADSGPDSQPGMEGGSQRIVVEDTTA from the coding sequence ATGAAAGACACTGACATGCGGAGAAAGTTGAGAGAACTCGGAATCCCCGAGTTCGGGCCAAGACTACTTCTCCAAAAGCGGCACACCGAATGGCTGAATCTGTGGAATGCCAACTGTGATTCCAAGAGCCCCAGATCCAAACAAGAGTTGCTCCGTGAATTGGATATTTGGGAGCAGACTCAGGGGATACGATCCAGAGATCAGACGAACTCCATCATGAAAAAGGACTTTGATGGAGCTGCCTGGTCAGCTGCACATGGAGACGATTTCAGGAAGCTTATTGAGAGCGCTCAGAAGAAACGTGAATCGCGGGTTGCTCCCGCCTCTGAATCGCTTCCAGCAAGTAAACAACTTTCGACGGAGACCGCAGATCCCCAGGATCCTCAGATTGGAGATAGCAATGCCCCGGGTAACGAGAGTCCTGATAAGATAGACCATCATACCCCTGCGGATAGCGGTCCCGACTCCCAACCTGGAATGGAGGGCGGAAGTCAGAGAATTGTCGTTGAAGACACTACCGCATGA
- a CDS encoding uncharacterized protein (EggNog:ENOG410PS8X~COG:S), with amino-acid sequence MDRYRIAARKSLENTDDSDSFFVDVECVEEISLKTVWDDIHGHQGPKTDLKICEDLLVAQTVSLHLQQEDVLSDDDREAANALIVWVTAVIPPSQVFEGVWEEFQLSSDEAGQQLSQKFKVARTKATLGLIALERLCILIPLEDTEDPVNVIATLAAFTNPHDPWTTIAAASISWSLLGEYGSAHPEDRSLVALSGDILERFVKPSFSKTKTPAITSAGRKDLHPVKQPYFDPSTFDKAAKPWKYKDVSAITVLNWVVQQYKPSDCSTIEAHFPLLIPAILSLIDDESLPYKAQGCKILYRLLSPLAEAKYDILKRTNLDSVFGDAITPCLLYLPTLTPEDQSIYLLQAAYPAIFSIIRTRFPSSPPSKQLYHPAPSQRKREEQESQSRTNALTRVLRQSIISSYHHISSPHPSEDTYISSFPHPQISTLLLNQLTIAMSELGVDTVKHLQEIIPILTSTLTNPFGTAYLPLLVAATECMQQLILSAWPRVWRWRAELLAGVCGCWLHVEEDWEDIKKSDDEQEDKKSQGPLELKETLKKCVQVLKAVLEEAGDDDETSMDTDAEFKELADGDIRLRELFE; translated from the exons ATGGATCGCTATCGAATCGCGGCCCGCAAATCCCTTGAAAATACTGATGACAGCGATTCTTTCTTCGTTGATGTAGAGTGTGTTGAAGAGATCAGCCTCAAGACAGTATGGGACGATATTCACGGCCATCAAGGGCCCAAAACAGACCTGAAG ATTTGCGAAGATTTATTGGTGGCGCAGACAGTTTCGCTGCATCTCCAACAGGAAGATGTTTTGTCTGATGACGACAGAGAAGCAGCAAATGCTCTCATAGTGTGGGTTACCGCCGTCATTCCACCCTCTCAGGTATTTGAAGGAGTATGGGAAGAATTCCAATTATCAAGTG ATGAAGCGGGGCAACAGCTCTCCCAAAAGTTCAAAGTCGCCCGCACAAAGGCAACTCTGGGATTGATTGCCCTTGAAAGGCTTTGCATATTGATCCCTTTGGAAGACACCGAGGACCCGGTTAATGTCATTGCCACTCTAGCGGCTTTTACGAACCCGCATGATCCCTGGACGACGATCGCCGCGGCTTCAATCTCGTGGTCGTTATTGGGCGAGTACGGGTCAGCTCACCCAGAGGACAGGTCGCTGGTGGCTCTCTCTGGGGATATTCTTGAACGATTTGTGAAGCCTTCATTCTCAAAGACCAAAACTCCTGCGATTACTTCCGCTGGTCGAAAAGATTTGCATCCGGTCAAGCAGCCATATTTTGACCCAAGTACTTTTGATAAAGCGGCAAAACCATGGAAGTACAAGGATGTTTCTGCCATAACGGTGCTTAACTGGGTTGTCCAGCAATATAAA CCGTCTGACTGTTCAACAATTGAAGCCCACTTCCCCTTACTTATACCGGCCATTTTATCTCTCATAGACGATGAGAGCTTGCCATACAAAGCACAGGGCTGCAAGATACTTTATCGACTCTTATCTCCACTTGCGGAAGCAAAATATGACATTTTAAAACGCACCAACCTCGACTCCGTCTTTGGCGACGCCATTACACCTTGTCTTCTGTACCTCCCTACTTTAACCCCAGAAGACCAATCCATTTACCTTCTCCAAGCCGCTTATCCAGCAATATTCTCCATCATCCGAACCCGattcccttcttctcctccctCAAAACAGCTCTATCATCCCGCCCCTTCTCAGCGTAAACGTGAAGAGCAAGAATCCCAATCTCGCACCAATGCTCTCACGCGCGTTTTGCGACAGAGTATCATCTCCTCATACCACCATATCAGCTCCCCTCACCCATCAGAAGATACATATATCTCCTCCTTTCCTCATCCGCAAATTTCCACCCTCTTACTTAACCAGTTAACGATCGCGATGAGCGAACTAGGCGTCGATACTGTCAAGCATCTGCAGGAAATCATCCCGATACTTACTTCAACGTTAACGAATCCATTCGGAACAGCTTATCTACCTTTGTTGGTTGCTGCTACAGAATGTATGCAGCAGCTTATTCTCTCTGCTTGGCCAAGGGTATGGAGATGGAGGGCAGAGCTTCTTGCTGGTGTATGTGGCTGTTGGCTGCATGTCGAAGAAGATTGGGAGGATATAAAGAAGAGTGATGATGAACAGGAAGATAAAAAGTCCCAAGGCCCGCTGGAGTTGAAGGAAACTTTGAAAAAATGCGTTCAGGTCTTGAAAGCTGTATTGGAAGAGGCTGGGGATGATGACGAGACGAGTATGGATACCGACGCTGAATTTAAAGAGCTAGCAGACGGTGATATCAGATTGCGAGAGCTCTTCGAGTGA
- a CDS encoding uncharacterized protein (EggNog:ENOG410PKG3~COG:D~BUSCO:2285at33183) has product MTSPDDVPPLKPPPSFSPATSILPSKSRYSDSLQDSQSLIHSLSEPSLDHRSLSDLQSVASSEVTSRSSSPDRRLSRSTLRLSRSSTATPLGSQIGGSDDVRSIIIRAFSPTIGVCASPDTDALIQRKGFKGGFFELIRPFGERITGKVVIRDGVGSSRTWDDFGVRFAELSGQDPGGRKGGDVPAAAAQLEEVLEKHLEYADQPLDSWVRGSDPSSKSSPPPSPLYKVFLRRLLSSVSQTPHETFTHAVACVIAISSHTPAPLESLRQLYSQTSQGDKKPPPWVHPEYLRYYVLVHDEDNDDIAQSTALFDQMKRHFGLHCHLLRLRSNQCVLTDDDSTIFPTPEWLSPVEDLISMGKQESLIDVEAEPSYLFESDVTAIKSFVRELVAQSVIPHMENRVALWNDQVASRRRGLSGRFMSISKRWAGFGSGSRSSGSPFGGSSSGNYDSYQGFYQPDSPEAILRKMADYSFMLRDWKLAASTYDLLRTDFSNDKAWLYHAGAHEMCAVATLLNPLSSTSKSRLESIEQLLETACYSYLTRCSDPQNTLRTVILGAELLKSRGGIAAESAARWSTRVLDMGLLGSIGRLLLFERVSACYASKIATHGTGWGTRRRKAGMWSLFAAEGWLKQGQARLASSAMEEANRQYSDTVDDGTFPLPEMQQVVDDLRLAIKVGCLEVRGMNGEGVETPTEVGPEETRENLDYRGHGHRKSLMGGTNPLEGIPTAPLRPLSPAEAAEPNDDFE; this is encoded by the exons ATGACATCACCAGACGATGTTCCACCCCTCAAGCCACCACCCTCGTTCTCCCCGGCCACTTCCATCCTCCCCTCGAAATCCCGGTATTCGGACAGTCTCCAGGACTCGCAGTCTCTAATACACTCCTTGTCTGAACCTTCCCTGGACCACCGCTCCCTCTCGGATCTCCAATCCGTCGCATCGTCGGAAGTCACATCTAGATCATCCTCACCAGACCGCAGACTCTCCCGCTCTACGTTACGCCTCTCGCGCTCAAGCACTGCTACGCCTCTAGGGTCCCAGATCGGTGGATCTGACGATGTGCGATCGATAATAATACGTGCATTTTCACCGACAATTGGAGTTTGTGCGTCTCCAGACACAGATGCTCTGATCCAGCGAAAGGGATTCAAAGGCGGGTTTTTCGAGTTAATACGGCCCTTCGGGGAGCGGATTACGGGAAAAGTAGTCATTCGCGATGGCGTCGGTTCTAGTCGAACCTGGGACGATTTTGGGGTGCGATTTGCGGAGTTGAGTGGCCAGGATCCTGGCGGCCGGAAGGGCGGCGATGTTCCGGCTGCTGCTGCGCAGCTGGAAGAAGTTCTAGAGAAGCATCTGGAATACGCAGACCAGCCTTTGGATAGTTGGGTCCGTGGCAGTGATCCCAGCTCTAAAAGCTCCCCTCCACCGTCTCCCTTATACAAAGTTTTTCTCAGGCGGCTACTCTCCTCCGTCTCCCAAACACCCCACGAAACTTTTACCCATGCCGTCGCTTGTGTGATAGCGATCAGTTCGCATACTCCGGCACCTCTTGAATCATTGCGCCAGCTCTATTCTCAGACCAGCCAGGGTGACAAGAAGCCTCCTCCATGGGTGCACCCGGAATATTTGCGATATTACGTCCTTGTCCACGATGAAGATAATGACGATATTGCCCAGTCAACTGCACTGTTTGATCAGATGAAGCGACATTTTGGGCTTCACTGCCATCTTTTGCGACTCAGGAGCAATCAATGTGTCCTAACAGACGATGATAGCACCATTTTTCCCACACCAGAATGGCTAAGTCCCGTGGAAGATCTCATTTCTATGGGGAAGCAAG AATCCCTGATTGACGTTGAAGCCGAACCCTCCTACCTGTTCGAATCTGATGTGACTGCAATAAAATCGTTCGTTCGTGAGTTGGTCGCACAGTCTGTGATCCCTCATATGGAGAATCGCGTTGCGCTGTGGAATGACCAAGTTGCATCACGAAGACGAGGACTAAGTGGACGATTCATGTCGATATCTAAGCGGTGGGCTGGCTTTGGATCAGGTTCGAGGTCATCGGGATCACCATTTGGAGGCAGCTCATCCGGCAATTATGATTCTTACCAAGGATTCTACCAACCGGATTCTCCAGAAGCTATTTTGCGAAAAATGGCGGATTATTCATTTATGCTACGCGACTGGAAATTGGCTGCCTCTACGTACGATTTACTGAGGACGGACTTTAGCAATGATAAAGCATGGCTTTACCATGCTGGTGCCCATGAGATGTGTGCGGTGGCAACCTTACTCAACCCCTTATCTTCAACCAGCAAATCCAGGCTTGAGTCCATCGAACAGCTTTTGGAAACGGCTTGTTATTCGTATCTTACGAGATGTTCAGATCCCCAGAATACCCTTCGAACGGTCATACTGGGGGCAGAGCTTCTCAAATCGCGCGGTGGTATCGCTGCAGAGAGCGCAGCACGATGGTCGACGCGAGTCCTGGACATGGGCCTGCTAGGAAGCATTGGGCGACTCCTCCTATTTGAACGTGTTTCGGCTTGCTATGCTTCGAAAATAGCAACCCACGGCACGGGATGGGGCACACGGAGACGGAAAGCAGGAATGTGGTCTCTTTTCGCGGCCGAAGGATGGCTCAAACAAGGACAGGCCCGCCTTGCCTCCAGTGCTATGGAAGAAGCCAATCGCCAGTACAGCGATACTGTCGATGATGGGACGTTTCCTCTGCCTGAAATGCAACAGGTTGTCGATGATCTTCGCCTGGCCATAAAGGTTGGTTGTCTCGAAGTCCGAGGGATGAATGGCGAGGGTGTAGAAACCCCCACCGAAGTTGGACCAGAAGAAACACGAGAGAACCTAGACTATCGTGGTCATGGCCACCGTAAATCGCTGATGGGTGGTACAAATCCACTCGAAGGCATCCCTACAGCTCCTCTTCGGCCACTGAGCCCAGCTGAAGCCGCTGAACCCAATGATGATTTTGAATGA